In the Candidatus Poribacteria bacterium genome, one interval contains:
- a CDS encoding TonB-dependent receptor: MPISDNKRYFWCIVAILFGIVSAIPMTANAEALKVVVQDQNGNAISEAKVQIGNQEQTTDDSGIAMFSDVTGPASLTIIAIGFSSKRINTTAGQTEVTATLAPIQTIESVVVVGTRSIGRRALQAPVPIEVVNREQLSITGQSETGRVLQMLVPSFNFSSSTISDGTDALRPATLRGLGPDQTLVLVNGKRRHKSALLHVNTSVGRGTAGTDFNAIPSAAIERIEVLRDGAAAQYGSDAIAGVINIVLKDDVDTGDADVYWGQTYEGDGDTWNGNANYGMKVGDSGFLNLTAEWRERARTNRAGLTGERQYDWTEVNQGRLADNTLEIENDDGTVTEKSVWFDPREYTFERQNFRIGDSDSSQKIGFYNFGLPLGEGLELYSFGGHSSRQNNSAGFYRRANQASRTVTEIYPDGFLPEINTDIGDTSLALGMAWTHEATDLNVDVSVNHGLNTFDFLISNSLNASYGASSPTSADAGGFELSQTAFNLDVTYPLDYQSSLVNLAGGVEFRREGYGIRAGEPLSWINAGLGVPGASGGIQVFPGFRPDNEVDESRTNIAGYADFESYLSGQPGTGLLVGAAVRGEQYSDFGTTVTGKATGRYDLTKQVAVRAAGSTGFRAPSLQQLYFNNISTQFKVDADDIDGDGNTTELVALEVGTFRNDSDAARALGIPELKEETAFNVSGGVVLKPLEKLWFTVDGFLIQIDDRIVLSGSFSADKIKALAAAGASSAQVFTNVAQTRTQGVDVAAGYLHAFDNESLLNLKVALTWADTEVIGDVDAPEILVGLEDTLFPSQERSMIEEWQPNTRINVGVDYIIGDLTIGGALRYFGSYTVQEGSGDDPARQTYRGKWLTDIQSNYQLNEGLSLTIGANNLFDQVPDLNEIGQSRAGTLTDSTGHVIVDSPGVFTYSRRSAPFGFNGGLYYAKLSYSF, encoded by the coding sequence ATGCCAATTTCAGATAATAAAAGGTATTTCTGGTGCATCGTTGCCATTCTATTCGGTATCGTATCAGCGATACCGATGACTGCCAATGCTGAAGCACTCAAAGTAGTCGTTCAAGATCAGAACGGGAACGCTATTTCGGAAGCAAAAGTGCAAATCGGGAACCAAGAACAAACAACAGATGATTCTGGAATCGCTATGTTCAGCGATGTAACAGGTCCAGCGTCGCTAACAATAATAGCAATCGGATTTTCGAGCAAACGGATCAATACCACTGCGGGACAAACCGAAGTGACAGCCACGCTTGCTCCCATCCAAACGATTGAATCCGTTGTGGTGGTAGGTACTCGCAGTATCGGCAGAAGAGCCTTGCAGGCACCCGTCCCGATAGAAGTTGTTAACAGAGAGCAGCTTAGTATTACAGGTCAATCCGAAACGGGACGTGTTCTGCAGATGTTAGTCCCCTCCTTTAACTTCTCAAGTTCAACAATTAGTGATGGTACAGACGCATTGCGTCCGGCAACATTGCGTGGCTTGGGGCCCGACCAGACGCTTGTGCTCGTCAATGGCAAACGTCGCCACAAAAGCGCATTGCTGCACGTAAATACATCTGTAGGTCGTGGGACTGCCGGAACAGACTTCAACGCGATTCCGTCTGCGGCGATAGAGCGGATTGAAGTCCTTCGTGATGGCGCAGCAGCACAATACGGTTCCGATGCAATCGCGGGTGTTATCAACATTGTACTCAAAGACGATGTTGACACAGGTGATGCCGATGTTTATTGGGGGCAAACCTACGAAGGCGATGGTGACACATGGAACGGAAACGCGAACTACGGTATGAAAGTCGGTGACTCCGGTTTCCTCAATCTCACCGCTGAATGGCGCGAGAGAGCGCGCACCAACCGAGCAGGTCTCACAGGGGAACGCCAATATGATTGGACAGAGGTTAACCAAGGTAGACTTGCGGATAATACGCTTGAAATCGAAAACGATGATGGAACTGTAACCGAGAAATCTGTCTGGTTTGACCCGCGCGAATATACCTTTGAAAGGCAGAACTTCCGCATCGGGGATTCCGATTCGTCACAAAAAATCGGATTTTACAACTTTGGACTCCCGCTCGGCGAGGGGTTGGAACTCTATTCTTTCGGGGGACACTCCTCACGCCAAAACAACAGTGCGGGTTTCTATCGTAGAGCGAATCAGGCATCCCGAACTGTCACTGAAATCTATCCGGACGGGTTCCTACCAGAAATCAATACAGATATTGGCGATACTTCTCTCGCCTTAGGTATGGCATGGACACATGAAGCAACTGACCTGAATGTCGATGTCAGCGTCAATCACGGGTTGAATACATTCGACTTCCTCATTTCTAACTCCTTGAACGCCTCTTACGGTGCAAGCAGCCCAACCTCCGCAGATGCTGGTGGCTTTGAACTCTCACAAACGGCGTTTAACTTAGATGTTACTTACCCGCTCGACTACCAGTCCTCACTGGTAAACCTCGCCGGTGGTGTCGAATTCCGTAGGGAAGGTTACGGTATCCGCGCGGGTGAACCGCTTTCATGGATTAATGCGGGTCTTGGGGTACCCGGTGCCTCTGGTGGTATACAAGTATTTCCGGGCTTCCGGCCCGATAATGAAGTGGACGAGAGTCGGACGAATATCGCAGGGTATGCCGACTTTGAATCCTATCTCAGTGGACAACCCGGAACCGGTCTGCTTGTTGGTGCAGCGGTGCGCGGTGAGCAGTACAGCGATTTCGGTACCACTGTCACAGGAAAAGCGACGGGTCGCTATGACTTGACAAAACAGGTTGCAGTTCGTGCCGCCGGTAGTACAGGCTTCCGTGCGCCTTCACTACAGCAGCTCTACTTCAATAACATCAGTACACAATTCAAGGTAGATGCTGACGATATTGATGGCGATGGAAACACCACTGAGCTGGTTGCTCTTGAAGTCGGTACGTTCCGCAATGATAGCGATGCTGCACGGGCACTTGGTATCCCTGAACTGAAAGAGGAAACCGCTTTCAACGTCTCTGGTGGTGTTGTGTTGAAACCACTTGAGAAGTTGTGGTTCACCGTAGACGGATTCCTCATCCAAATCGATGATCGCATTGTTCTGAGTGGTAGTTTTAGTGCCGATAAAATCAAAGCGTTAGCTGCAGCAGGCGCGAGCAGCGCGCAGGTATTCACGAATGTTGCACAGACACGTACGCAAGGCGTTGATGTCGCAGCAGGTTATCTCCACGCTTTCGACAATGAGTCTCTTCTCAATCTAAAAGTTGCGTTGACGTGGGCAGATACCGAAGTTATCGGCGACGTGGACGCGCCGGAAATTCTCGTCGGACTTGAGGACACTCTCTTCCCGTCGCAGGAACGTTCCATGATTGAAGAGTGGCAGCCGAACACTCGCATTAACGTCGGTGTGGATTACATCATCGGTGACCTCACGATTGGTGGTGCTTTGCGCTACTTCGGCAGCTACACCGTTCAAGAGGGAAGCGGTGACGATCCAGCACGGCAAACCTACAGAGGGAAATGGCTCACCGATATCCAGAGCAATTACCAGTTGAACGAAGGACTTTCACTGACAATCGGTGCGAATAACCTGTTCGATCAGGTGCCCGATTTGAACGAGATTGGACAGTCACGCGCTGGAACACTAACCGACAGCACGGGGCATGTTATCGTTGACTCTCCCGGTGTATTCACATATTCCAGACGGTCTGCTCCGTTCGGTTTCAATGGCGGACTTTACTACGCGAAGCTCTCCTATAGTTTCTAA
- a CDS encoding long-chain fatty acid--CoA ligase, whose protein sequence is MMNYPLTLTQILEHAHRIHGNKQVTTFLPDQTLHNYSYTALYKRVKRLANAITQLGIVQPGDRVATYASNTYQHLELYYAIPCLGAVLHPLNVRLSAAQLAHITHEAEDKVIFVDRAFAEQFEALRSEIAYEQVIYFNQMPEHSALFYEQLLSEANPAYTWDIPDENWAMGLCYTSGTQGEPRGVLYTHRSMFLHTLAVNQADVFGLTETDVVLPLVPMFHAMAWGLPYASMFVGADMVLPGAKPVCIADLIAETGVTVAAGVPTVWAEAYPELRKRRQDISSLRRLIVGGEAMPPTLIEAYEKKLGIEICHAWGMTEMSPTGTFSKLRGEHQALPDAEKWLIKAKQGRPIPGVELRLAAETSNGFTELPWDGETIGELQVRSPWTASTYYRSEPTDEHFTPDGWLRTGDIATIDAQGYMQIVDRAKALIRSGGESISSVALETALLKHPYVMEAAVVGVPSEKWGERPLAVVVLTPVGAVSNRTDADISDTLKQHLSVEFPKFWIPDWFVFVDEIPKTGVGKSDKQTLRKGLLSAETKEKLP, encoded by the coding sequence ATGATGAACTATCCATTGACGCTTACGCAGATTTTGGAGCATGCACACCGTATACACGGCAATAAGCAGGTTACCACGTTCCTGCCTGACCAGACGCTCCATAATTACAGCTACACTGCGTTATATAAGCGCGTGAAGCGATTAGCAAACGCTATCACACAATTGGGCATTGTGCAGCCGGGGGATAGGGTTGCAACCTATGCATCCAATACGTATCAACATCTGGAACTTTACTATGCGATTCCGTGTCTCGGTGCCGTGCTGCATCCGCTCAATGTTCGCCTCTCTGCTGCACAATTGGCTCACATTACGCATGAAGCAGAAGACAAAGTCATTTTTGTAGATAGAGCGTTTGCTGAGCAGTTTGAGGCACTACGGAGTGAGATTGCGTATGAACAGGTTATCTATTTTAATCAGATGCCTGAACATTCTGCTCTGTTTTATGAGCAACTCCTCTCTGAAGCCAATCCAGCGTATACATGGGATATTCCAGACGAGAACTGGGCAATGGGTCTCTGCTATACCAGCGGAACGCAAGGCGAACCACGAGGGGTCCTCTACACGCACCGCTCCATGTTCCTTCACACGCTCGCTGTGAATCAAGCCGATGTCTTCGGATTGACCGAGACGGATGTTGTACTGCCACTTGTGCCGATGTTCCACGCGATGGCATGGGGACTACCTTACGCCAGTATGTTTGTCGGAGCGGATATGGTACTACCCGGTGCCAAACCAGTATGCATCGCAGACCTCATTGCGGAAACAGGTGTCACCGTTGCTGCAGGGGTGCCAACGGTATGGGCAGAGGCTTACCCTGAGTTACGCAAAAGGCGGCAGGATATCTCCTCATTACGACGATTGATAGTCGGAGGTGAAGCGATGCCACCGACACTCATTGAGGCTTACGAAAAGAAACTTGGCATTGAGATTTGCCACGCGTGGGGAATGACAGAGATGTCCCCGACTGGTACCTTCTCAAAACTGCGCGGTGAACATCAAGCATTACCGGATGCCGAAAAATGGTTGATTAAAGCAAAACAGGGTAGACCGATACCGGGTGTTGAACTCCGTCTCGCAGCTGAGACATCTAATGGATTCACTGAACTCCCTTGGGATGGTGAAACGATTGGAGAGCTACAAGTACGGAGTCCGTGGACAGCAAGCACCTACTACCGGAGTGAACCGACAGACGAACATTTCACCCCTGATGGATGGTTAAGGACTGGTGATATTGCGACGATTGACGCGCAAGGCTACATGCAGATTGTGGACCGCGCGAAGGCACTCATCCGAAGCGGTGGAGAATCTATTTCAAGTGTTGCCTTGGAAACGGCACTCCTGAAACATCCTTACGTCATGGAGGCTGCGGTTGTCGGTGTGCCCAGCGAAAAGTGGGGTGAACGTCCGCTTGCTGTCGTCGTTCTTACACCGGTAGGTGCGGTTTCTAACCGCACCGATGCGGACATCTCGGACACCCTCAAGCAGCATCTTTCCGTTGAGTTCCCGAAGTTCTGGATTCCTGACTGGTTTGTCTTTGTTGATGAAATCCCAAAAACGGGTGTCGGAAAATCCGATAAGCAAACACTCCGTAAAGGACTGCTAAGTGCAGAAACAAAGGAGAAACTGCCATGA
- a CDS encoding alcohol dehydrogenase catalytic domain-containing protein: MKMKAAIYTGIEEIEVREVERNEPPPGFVLVDTKQTGICGSDLHSYFGNWGQSHEHAAGHETCGVVVALGDGVTKFDIGDRVAVECFSHCSTCTYCETGQYNLCLNRGGISPKMHGGFAEYTSTHQSGLFKLPERMTFEQGALVEPLAVSHRAIARSGANSRDTVAIIGGGTIGQFCLADAVAAGVKETLITVKYEQQAELAKALGADHIVNVGDTDVQEYVKDVTNGIGFDAVIETVGGAENFNIATTIVRKQGSVVLVAGYYKPLEVNLSTIVWSEASITGSNCYGYSGMETDFEAAIELIDSGKVDATKLVTHYYPLEEIREAFRVSADKTSGAIKVHVCQE, encoded by the coding sequence ATGAAAATGAAAGCCGCTATCTACACAGGCATTGAAGAAATTGAGGTTCGTGAAGTTGAACGTAACGAACCCCCTCCGGGGTTTGTACTCGTTGATACGAAGCAGACCGGTATCTGTGGAAGCGATCTGCATAGTTATTTCGGGAATTGGGGGCAATCGCATGAGCACGCCGCCGGACATGAAACGTGTGGTGTGGTCGTGGCACTCGGTGACGGTGTAACGAAGTTCGACATCGGGGATAGAGTCGCTGTAGAGTGTTTTTCGCACTGCAGTACCTGCACCTACTGCGAAACTGGGCAGTACAATCTCTGTCTCAATAGAGGCGGGATCTCTCCGAAGATGCACGGCGGGTTTGCTGAATACACGTCAACACACCAATCTGGGTTGTTTAAATTGCCGGAACGAATGACTTTTGAACAGGGCGCGCTTGTTGAACCACTCGCCGTCTCACATCGTGCGATAGCGCGCTCGGGTGCCAATTCCCGTGATACCGTCGCGATTATCGGCGGTGGGACCATCGGTCAATTCTGTTTAGCGGATGCGGTTGCTGCGGGCGTTAAAGAGACGTTGATTACCGTCAAATACGAACAACAGGCGGAGTTGGCAAAAGCACTCGGCGCGGATCACATCGTCAATGTTGGCGACACCGATGTGCAAGAATACGTCAAGGATGTCACAAACGGCATCGGTTTTGATGCGGTCATCGAAACGGTGGGCGGCGCGGAGAACTTTAACATCGCCACAACGATCGTTCGGAAGCAAGGGTCAGTCGTTCTCGTCGCAGGGTACTACAAACCGCTTGAGGTGAATCTCTCCACTATCGTTTGGTCCGAGGCATCCATTACGGGTTCTAACTGCTACGGTTATAGCGGCATGGAGACCGACTTTGAAGCGGCAATTGAATTGATAGATTCCGGTAAGGTCGATGCCACGAAATTGGTGACGCACTACTATCCGCTTGAGGAAATCCGAGAAGCGTTCCGCGTGTCTGCTGATAAGACTTCTGGTGCTATTAAGGTGCATGTCTGTCAGGAATAG
- a CDS encoding phytanoyl-CoA dioxygenase family protein produces the protein MQNGNHTLSTEEKEQFWRQGYLGPYKLCSSENMLDMQPEIEKILETPPPDHNQVVHNRHLDSPLIHQLATHPTIVKRMAALYGPDLLLWRTNFFVKEPGAKEIPWHQDFNYWPLEPPIIISAWIAVDSATLENSCLQIVPGSHRKVVPHVKATSDMAFNQMGDLEFIDTSTIVNLEMQPGEFVLFNERTLHHSEANRSDKRRIGLAVRVILPIVKVFDWDAPEHKLIVVHGEDPVQFNNRE, from the coding sequence ATGCAGAACGGCAATCATACGTTGAGCACCGAAGAAAAGGAACAGTTTTGGCGGCAGGGTTACCTCGGTCCTTACAAACTCTGTAGTTCTGAAAACATGCTCGACATGCAACCGGAAATTGAGAAAATTCTTGAAACACCCCCACCGGATCACAACCAAGTGGTGCATAACCGCCATCTTGATTCTCCGTTGATTCATCAACTTGCCACGCACCCGACTATCGTCAAACGGATGGCGGCACTCTATGGTCCAGACCTGCTCCTCTGGCGGACGAACTTTTTCGTCAAGGAACCGGGTGCAAAAGAGATTCCATGGCACCAAGATTTCAACTATTGGCCCCTTGAACCACCCATCATTATTTCAGCATGGATCGCTGTTGATTCAGCAACGTTAGAGAATAGTTGTCTTCAAATCGTCCCCGGCTCACACCGAAAAGTAGTCCCGCATGTGAAGGCGACTTCGGATATGGCGTTCAATCAGATGGGCGATCTCGAATTCATTGATACCAGCACTATCGTCAACCTTGAGATGCAACCCGGCGAATTTGTGCTCTTTAATGAGCGTACTTTGCATCACTCGGAAGCAAATCGTTCTGACAAGCGGCGAATCGGTTTGGCTGTCCGAGTCATCCTCCCTATTGTCAAAGTTTTCGATTGGGATGCCCCTGAACACAAACTCATTGTCGTTCACGGTGAGGATCCAGTGCAATTTAATAATAGGGAATAG
- a CDS encoding NADP-dependent oxidoreductase has translation MNRQITLASRPVGYPKESDFNLVEVPIPAPEDGEVLVKTIYLSVDPYMRGRINAAKSYAANVEIDEIMVGSVIAQVIASKHPNFNIGDIVNAGIGWQEYGIAAGDGLRKIDSTIAPISTGAGILGMPGLTAYFGLLKIGKLQERETVFVSGAAGAVGSVVGQIAKIKGCRVVGSAGTDEKVTYIVDELGFDAAFNYKEVDDYETELQTLLPDGIDVYFDNVGGVITDAVFPNLRIKGRVVICGQISQYNLEKPETGPRFLWNMITKRARIEGFLVSEFADQHTEALVEMSEWLRQGKLKYRETIEEGGIESAPAAFISMLKGGNIGKQLVKIADVD, from the coding sequence ATGAATCGTCAAATTACCCTCGCTTCCCGACCTGTAGGGTATCCCAAAGAATCGGATTTCAACTTGGTTGAGGTACCAATTCCAGCGCCCGAAGATGGAGAGGTATTGGTAAAGACCATCTACCTCTCGGTTGATCCGTATATGCGGGGGCGAATTAATGCAGCGAAATCTTACGCCGCAAATGTAGAAATTGATGAAATCATGGTTGGCAGTGTTATCGCTCAGGTTATCGCATCGAAGCATCCAAATTTCAATATCGGCGATATCGTTAACGCTGGCATCGGGTGGCAGGAGTACGGCATCGCTGCTGGGGATGGGCTGCGGAAGATTGATTCGACAATTGCACCTATTTCAACAGGGGCTGGAATTCTCGGTATGCCGGGGTTGACAGCCTACTTCGGCTTGCTTAAGATTGGAAAACTTCAGGAACGGGAGACTGTATTTGTCTCTGGTGCCGCTGGCGCAGTCGGCTCCGTCGTTGGACAGATCGCAAAAATCAAAGGGTGTCGGGTTGTCGGTTCTGCGGGAACCGATGAAAAGGTCACATACATCGTTGATGAACTCGGTTTTGATGCAGCGTTTAACTATAAAGAGGTCGACGATTACGAAACAGAACTCCAAACACTTCTTCCTGATGGCATTGATGTCTATTTTGACAACGTCGGTGGCGTTATCACGGATGCCGTTTTCCCCAATTTAAGGATCAAGGGACGCGTCGTCATCTGTGGACAGATTTCGCAATATAACTTGGAGAAACCGGAAACAGGACCGCGTTTCCTCTGGAATATGATCACCAAGCGTGCGAGAATCGAAGGCTTTCTTGTTTCTGAGTTTGCGGATCAACATACGGAAGCACTTGTTGAGATGTCGGAATGGTTACGGCAGGGCAAGTTGAAATATCGTGAGACGATCGAAGAGGGTGGAATTGAAAGCGCGCCCGCGGCATTCATTAGCATGCTGAAAGGCGGTAATATCGGCAAACAGCTCGTTAAAATTGCTGATGTTGACTAA
- a CDS encoding D-2-hydroxyacid dehydrogenase, protein MKILINTDITSEQQQQIESVSEELSLARPQNSEEALREIVDTDIVLGGFNRPLFENAQQLKWVQVLSAGVDGLLFPEFVESDVILTSAKGFVGPHLADQTWALLLGLLRGIGRSVRERTWDNRMSIRLATWELSEQTLGIVGLGGTGIDVARRAQGFDMRVIAVDPETIEAPSFVHEVWKMDRFHDLLSESDVVAICAPLTPETHGMFDDAAFKQMKSHALLINVTRGKIVDGPSLLRALTSGSIGGAGLDVTPEEPLPTDSPLWDLPNVIITPHVAGGSPIRLDRSVGLFCDNLERLLVGKPLLSIIDKEKGY, encoded by the coding sequence ATGAAAATTCTGATTAACACTGATATTACTTCGGAACAACAGCAGCAGATTGAATCCGTTTCTGAGGAACTTTCGCTTGCGCGTCCACAGAATTCGGAAGAGGCATTGCGCGAAATTGTGGATACCGACATTGTGTTGGGTGGGTTCAATCGCCCTCTTTTTGAGAATGCGCAACAACTCAAATGGGTGCAAGTGCTTTCCGCTGGCGTTGACGGCTTGCTGTTTCCCGAATTTGTTGAGAGCGATGTTATCCTAACGAGTGCGAAAGGGTTCGTTGGACCGCATCTGGCAGATCAGACGTGGGCTTTACTCTTAGGTCTCCTCCGCGGTATCGGACGTTCAGTACGCGAGCGGACATGGGACAATCGGATGTCAATCCGTTTGGCAACGTGGGAGTTAAGCGAGCAGACACTGGGTATCGTCGGACTCGGCGGCACAGGTATCGACGTTGCGCGCCGCGCACAAGGGTTTGATATGCGCGTCATCGCTGTTGACCCAGAGACAATTGAGGCTCCCTCGTTTGTCCACGAAGTCTGGAAAATGGATCGGTTCCATGACCTTCTGTCAGAATCAGATGTTGTCGCTATCTGCGCGCCGCTGACACCGGAGACGCACGGTATGTTCGACGACGCAGCGTTTAAACAGATGAAATCGCACGCGTTGCTCATCAACGTCACACGCGGCAAAATTGTAGATGGACCTTCCCTACTCCGCGCGCTCACTTCGGGAAGCATCGGCGGTGCGGGATTGGATGTCACGCCTGAAGAACCGCTGCCTACCGACAGCCCGTTATGGGACTTACCGAATGTGATTATTACACCACACGTCGCCGGTGGTTCACCCATCCGTTTGGATCGATCCGTTGGGCTTTTCTGTGATAACTTAGAACGACTTCTCGTTGGCAAACCGCTTCTCAGCATAATTGATAAAGAAAAGGGATATTAG